The following are from one region of the uncultured Hyphomonas sp. genome:
- a CDS encoding flagellar basal body-associated FliL family protein: MAKKGAAKAGETAADGGDQTSGKKSGGGFVGLAILAVGAMTSSFATVYVLASDPPTGPACPVAETGPSVEPIAQQDQSYVELQDILITIGSEPATRYLKMKVSIVTSDGGAGMVEKAEPVLIDAFTNYLRSVELSDFENPDFYAHMREQLSRRSELVLGGGVSQGVLITEFLLR; encoded by the coding sequence ATGGCCAAAAAAGGTGCTGCGAAAGCTGGCGAAACGGCCGCGGACGGCGGTGATCAGACCAGCGGAAAGAAGTCAGGCGGCGGTTTTGTCGGCCTGGCAATTCTTGCTGTGGGCGCCATGACCAGCTCTTTCGCAACCGTATATGTATTGGCCTCAGATCCGCCGACGGGACCGGCTTGCCCGGTGGCTGAAACGGGTCCATCGGTCGAGCCCATCGCGCAGCAAGACCAGTCATATGTCGAATTGCAGGACATACTCATTACGATCGGAAGCGAACCCGCGACACGGTACCTGAAAATGAAGGTGTCGATTGTTACCAGTGATGGTGGCGCAGGTATGGTTGAGAAGGCTGAGCCGGTACTGATCGACGCATTTACCAACTACCTGCGCTCGGTCGAACTCAGCGACTTCGAAAATCCCGACTTTTACGCCCACATGCGCGAACAACTGAGCCGCCGCTCCGAACTGGTGCTGGGCGGCGGCGTGTCGCAAGGCGTCCTGATCACAGAATTCCTGCTGAGGTGA
- the fliF gene encoding flagellar basal-body MS-ring/collar protein FliF — protein MLAIAVLGVVGIMSVMVQGAMKQPMGLLYSGLDASVTGEIIDELDKRGTRYEIKGDAILVPQKDRDAIRFALARDGLPKQSVQGYELLDNVNGFSVTSEMYNAAYWRAKEGELTRTILAVPGIKSARVHIGASLRSGFARSDPAQTASVTLSSAHDLTKSQAQGIQYLVALAVSGLSPDEVAVIDLNKGILAGPGASSTEQAGVAAETQEAQLEQKVLHLLEARVGPGNARVSVSVDVSHERQRTSAVTYDPDSRVVRSRTTGDVAETSGGTSGALTVSSNLPQGNAPSGSQSNSTVKNSSESVSYEINETRTETERLPGQVQRMSVAVLVNEQVLGLDPAAPDAATVNDEMVANFRQLVTSAIGLEPGRGDSLTVEFMPFQAAPVEELAAAPGMMEQLMERYFWSGIQILVLGLVVIVLALGVIRPMLKQPKTNALSLDDQEPGSLDAIAADPFASLKDYASERQDDAAAILQEWLDEDRKVAVNE, from the coding sequence ATGCTGGCTATCGCCGTGCTGGGGGTCGTCGGCATTATGAGCGTCATGGTCCAAGGGGCCATGAAACAGCCGATGGGATTGCTGTATTCCGGGCTCGATGCATCGGTCACAGGGGAAATAATCGACGAACTCGATAAGCGCGGCACGAGATACGAGATCAAAGGCGATGCGATCCTGGTGCCGCAAAAGGATCGTGATGCGATCCGGTTTGCGCTTGCCCGGGACGGGCTGCCGAAGCAGTCGGTCCAGGGGTATGAGTTGCTGGATAATGTAAACGGATTTTCCGTGACCTCGGAGATGTACAATGCTGCCTATTGGCGTGCGAAAGAGGGGGAACTGACGCGAACAATTCTCGCTGTTCCGGGAATCAAGTCGGCACGGGTGCATATCGGCGCGAGCTTGCGATCAGGTTTCGCGCGGTCGGACCCGGCGCAAACGGCGTCCGTGACTCTGTCGTCAGCGCATGATCTGACGAAAAGCCAGGCGCAGGGTATACAGTACCTCGTTGCGCTCGCGGTGTCCGGACTGAGCCCGGACGAAGTCGCCGTTATCGATCTGAACAAGGGGATCCTGGCTGGACCGGGGGCTTCATCTACGGAACAAGCCGGAGTGGCGGCAGAAACTCAGGAAGCGCAGCTGGAGCAGAAGGTCCTTCACCTGCTGGAAGCCCGTGTCGGTCCGGGGAATGCGCGGGTTTCCGTTTCGGTCGATGTGAGCCATGAGCGCCAGCGGACGTCTGCGGTAACCTATGATCCGGACTCCCGCGTTGTGCGTTCACGGACGACAGGTGACGTTGCCGAAACCAGCGGCGGAACGTCTGGTGCATTGACCGTGTCCAGTAATCTGCCTCAGGGGAATGCCCCTTCTGGCAGTCAAAGCAACAGCACAGTCAAGAATTCGTCCGAATCTGTCTCCTACGAAATCAACGAAACCCGCACGGAAACAGAGCGCTTGCCTGGGCAGGTACAGCGGATGTCTGTCGCTGTTCTCGTCAATGAACAGGTGCTCGGGCTGGATCCGGCGGCCCCCGACGCCGCAACGGTCAACGATGAGATGGTTGCGAATTTCCGCCAATTGGTGACGTCTGCGATCGGTCTTGAGCCGGGACGAGGGGATAGTCTGACTGTGGAATTCATGCCGTTTCAGGCTGCTCCTGTAGAAGAGCTTGCCGCTGCACCGGGCATGATGGAGCAGCTGATGGAGCGGTACTTCTGGTCAGGAATACAGATTCTTGTGCTGGGACTTGTCGTCATTGTTTTGGCGCTTGGTGTGATCCGGCCCATGCTGAAGCAGCCGAAGACGAACGCTTTGTCCCTTGATGATCAGGAGCCGGGCAGCCTCGACGCGATTGCCGCGGATCCGTTTGCATCCCTGAAAGATTATGCGTCCGAGCGTCAGGATGACGCCGCCGCGATCCTGCAGGAATGGCTTGATGAAGACCGAAAGGTCGCTGTGAATGAGTAG
- a CDS encoding FliM/FliN family flagellar motor C-terminal domain-containing protein, with translation MAAPMEAEQQPTDVERRDPSTGNQHRRTIFSVPVTVTVSIGQARLSVSEILDLQPESIVPLTSRIEDPVDLTIDNKIIAKGELVETEDGSLGVKITEIPEQSYDDLG, from the coding sequence ATGGCCGCCCCCATGGAAGCCGAACAACAACCCACTGACGTCGAACGCCGAGATCCGTCTACGGGGAACCAGCACCGGCGCACGATTTTCAGCGTGCCGGTGACCGTCACCGTGTCGATTGGACAGGCGCGCCTCAGCGTGTCCGAAATTCTCGACTTGCAGCCGGAGTCGATTGTTCCGCTGACGTCTCGCATTGAAGACCCCGTCGACCTTACGATCGATAACAAGATCATTGCAAAGGGCGAGCTTGTCGAAACCGAAGACGGGTCGCTTGGAGTCAAAATCACGGAGATACCGGAGCAATCCTACGATGATCTGGGCTAG
- a CDS encoding flagellar type III secretion system pore protein FliP, with amino-acid sequence MIWARAGGVFLRFGILMMFAAVGFGLAAHAQGAPQLDPVPSLNDVLNGNGQGGLSRSVIQLFLLVSVLSLVPAIAMMVTCLPFMVIVFSFMRQAVGVQQAPPNMMIMALAMFLTFFVMEPVFTNAWDNGISPYMDGVLTEEQAWVMTTDPFRTFMTNRTEPETLYVLSDALNRPLVEGEAPSFPLLATGFMLSEVKHAFQIGFVIFLPFMVIDLVVASVLMAVGMMMVPPTVVSLPFKLGFFVLADGWLKITEAILRGYAG; translated from the coding sequence ATGATCTGGGCTAGAGCAGGAGGCGTTTTCCTCCGCTTCGGCATTCTGATGATGTTCGCTGCGGTGGGCTTTGGGCTCGCCGCGCATGCACAAGGTGCCCCGCAGCTTGATCCGGTTCCCAGCCTGAACGATGTCCTCAACGGCAACGGGCAGGGTGGTCTCAGCCGCTCGGTGATCCAGCTGTTCCTGCTGGTATCTGTGCTCAGCCTGGTGCCGGCCATCGCCATGATGGTGACGTGCCTGCCGTTCATGGTCATCGTATTTTCGTTCATGCGTCAGGCGGTCGGTGTTCAGCAGGCTCCGCCCAATATGATGATCATGGCGTTGGCGATGTTTCTGACCTTCTTTGTCATGGAACCTGTTTTCACAAATGCATGGGACAACGGCATTTCCCCTTACATGGATGGTGTGCTGACGGAAGAACAGGCCTGGGTCATGACCACAGACCCGTTCCGGACATTCATGACCAACCGCACCGAGCCGGAAACACTTTATGTGCTGAGTGACGCCCTGAACCGGCCACTCGTTGAAGGGGAAGCCCCGTCCTTTCCATTGCTCGCGACCGGCTTCATGCTGTCGGAAGTCAAGCATGCCTTCCAGATCGGCTTTGTCATCTTTCTGCCTTTCATGGTGATCGATCTGGTCGTCGCATCCGTGCTGATGGCGGTCGGCATGATGATGGTACCGCCCACTGTTGTGTCTCTGCCATTCAAGCTGGGCTTTTTTGTTCTGGCGGATGGCTGGCTTAAGATTACAGAAGCCATTTTGCGCGGTTATGCAGGATGA
- a CDS encoding FliG C-terminal domain-containing protein: MAPAPQPVSISSAQRAAVIIALLGEGAARPIVDKLDDAALAKVAAALETLSMLTRDELIEIVMDFLARLRRINGALRGGRTRAKEVLSGVVDSGRLSLIFTEDSAETAAEEDEDELSVWERLERREPKQIAAYLSRLSPNLIALILQKLDVSVSSEVLGHMEGDKLGPMIGHMVEPRKADPGVDQVLGRMVEMEFLNAVQEEAEEEGENLASVGELLSLISSEKRDSLVAFLRSKHEDKLEGIEKSIFTIEGLPDLLPKNAVPVVFREVDQSFVLKLLGTLQGSNSAVSDYLLGNISSRMADQLRDDLSGMKPLDAEAAETVQREFLNTLMGLKRRGLIVLERSAEKDA; encoded by the coding sequence GTGGCACCAGCACCGCAGCCGGTGTCGATCAGTTCTGCGCAACGCGCGGCAGTGATTATTGCCCTATTGGGGGAGGGGGCCGCCAGGCCGATTGTCGACAAGCTCGACGATGCTGCGTTGGCTAAGGTTGCGGCAGCGCTTGAAACCCTCTCCATGCTGACACGGGACGAGCTCATTGAAATCGTTATGGATTTCCTCGCCCGGTTGCGTAGAATAAACGGTGCGTTGCGGGGCGGGCGGACGCGCGCGAAGGAAGTCTTGTCCGGCGTCGTGGACTCCGGACGCCTCAGCCTTATTTTCACCGAGGACAGCGCGGAAACGGCGGCCGAAGAGGACGAAGACGAACTCAGCGTTTGGGAGCGTCTGGAGCGCAGAGAGCCCAAGCAGATTGCCGCCTATCTGTCGCGCCTGTCTCCGAACCTGATTGCACTGATCCTTCAGAAGCTGGACGTTTCTGTTTCTTCCGAAGTGCTGGGGCATATGGAAGGCGACAAGCTGGGCCCGATGATCGGCCACATGGTTGAGCCGCGCAAAGCAGACCCCGGGGTAGACCAGGTGCTCGGCCGCATGGTCGAGATGGAGTTTCTCAATGCCGTCCAGGAAGAAGCTGAGGAGGAGGGGGAGAACCTTGCTTCCGTCGGAGAGCTGCTAAGCCTCATTTCTTCCGAAAAGCGCGACAGCCTGGTCGCCTTCCTGCGGTCCAAGCATGAGGACAAGCTGGAAGGAATCGAAAAATCGATCTTCACCATCGAGGGTTTGCCCGACCTCCTGCCGAAAAATGCCGTGCCGGTTGTGTTCCGGGAAGTCGACCAATCCTTCGTGCTGAAGCTCCTCGGCACGTTGCAAGGGAGTAACAGCGCGGTATCTGACTACCTGCTCGGCAACATCTCCTCACGTATGGCGGATCAGTTGCGAGATGACCTCAGCGGGATGAAGCCATTGGACGCGGAGGCGGCCGAAACGGTCCAGCGTGAGTTCCTGAATACTCTGATGGGGCTCAAGCGGCGTGGTCTGATTGTACTTGAGCGCAGTGCAGAAAAGGACGCCTGA
- a CDS encoding flagellar basal body P-ring protein FlgI produces MKWTTLLFAAFSAATMAFSASAETRIRDIVDVEGIRQNDLVGYGIVVGLNGTGDTVKNSPFTEDSLSYMLERLGVNVQGEEIKPKNVAAVLVTATLPSFSRTGSSVDVTVASIGDAKSLEGGTLILTPLKGADNEVYAVAQGSIIVSGIDVQAQGARETRGTPTTGAVPNGARVERELAYDFNQRRELTLALRSPDFTTAARIEDVINGRVGSPIAFMRDPGTVELNFGALQVSPARLLAEIENLTVPVNAPARIVIDEKSGTIVMGADVTISRVAIAQGNISIKISESPVASQPGPFSQGETQVLPRSEISIGQTGSGNIAMLQPNVTLSQLISGLNALGVTPQEMADIIRAMKTAGAIHAELVVR; encoded by the coding sequence ATGAAATGGACCACTCTGCTCTTTGCCGCATTTTCTGCTGCGACCATGGCCTTCTCCGCAAGCGCCGAAACACGCATTCGCGATATTGTGGATGTGGAAGGCATTCGCCAGAACGATCTGGTTGGCTATGGCATTGTCGTCGGCCTGAACGGCACCGGCGACACGGTGAAGAACTCCCCCTTCACAGAAGACTCCCTTTCCTACATGCTTGAACGTCTCGGCGTGAATGTTCAGGGAGAAGAGATCAAACCGAAGAACGTGGCCGCCGTTCTCGTCACGGCCACGTTGCCTTCATTCTCCAGGACCGGATCCAGCGTCGATGTGACGGTTGCCTCCATCGGTGATGCAAAAAGCCTCGAAGGCGGCACGCTCATCCTCACCCCACTTAAAGGCGCCGACAATGAAGTCTACGCGGTTGCGCAGGGTTCCATTATCGTCAGCGGGATCGATGTCCAGGCGCAAGGTGCGCGCGAAACGCGCGGAACGCCTACCACGGGTGCGGTACCAAATGGCGCCCGCGTCGAGCGCGAACTTGCTTACGACTTCAATCAGCGCCGCGAACTGACGCTGGCCTTGCGGAGCCCGGATTTCACCACCGCCGCGCGGATTGAGGACGTCATCAATGGACGGGTTGGCAGCCCGATCGCCTTCATGCGTGACCCCGGAACCGTGGAATTGAACTTCGGAGCACTGCAAGTGTCCCCTGCCCGCTTGCTGGCAGAGATCGAGAACCTGACCGTGCCCGTCAATGCGCCTGCCCGGATCGTCATTGATGAAAAGTCCGGCACGATCGTGATGGGCGCAGATGTTACCATCTCCCGCGTCGCCATCGCGCAAGGCAATATTTCCATCAAGATCTCGGAGTCACCTGTCGCATCCCAACCCGGGCCGTTCTCTCAGGGCGAAACACAAGTGCTTCCAAGGTCCGAAATTTCCATCGGCCAGACAGGCAGTGGAAATATCGCAATGCTGCAACCAAATGTGACACTGTCACAGCTGATTTCCGGCCTGAATGCGCTCGGTGTTACGCCTCAGGAAATGGCAGATATCATCCGTGCCATGAAAACGGCTGGTGCGATCCACGCGGAACTGGTTGTCCGCTAG
- a CDS encoding flagellin: MRLTLPITHLSSGLNETIVRLRDRMDTSSEEAVTGRYKDMTAHLSGRIGKAMLGQKAIDDVANERTQLTLKETRLDIIQQSLTAIDDNIGQLGVRMKSALGSEDFTARESVVRDAKAALASTFSVLNTRHGERYLFSGDATNTKPVGDVDGFLADVRSMAASATDATDFATQMDAYFNTPGSGWQANVYSGTVTASDPAGLTGTDPAITQTLQGLAVLALSGSDENLPLFNGNSDALIAATETLADGQAALTNARAERGILQAQIESSKSALDLEETVLTHSFNQMTARDQYEAASELKQIETSLEASYTLTARLANLSLLNFMR; this comes from the coding sequence ATGCGCCTGACCCTGCCTATTACTCACCTCTCATCCGGCCTCAATGAGACCATCGTGCGGTTGCGTGACCGCATGGACACAAGCTCGGAAGAAGCTGTTACAGGCCGATACAAGGACATGACGGCACACCTGTCGGGCCGTATCGGCAAGGCAATGCTCGGACAGAAAGCAATCGACGATGTCGCAAATGAGCGGACCCAACTCACGCTCAAGGAAACCCGGCTGGACATCATCCAGCAGTCACTGACAGCAATCGACGACAATATCGGACAGCTCGGCGTTCGAATGAAATCCGCGCTTGGCTCAGAAGACTTTACCGCCCGGGAATCTGTGGTACGCGATGCCAAGGCAGCGCTGGCCTCAACGTTCTCCGTGCTCAACACCCGGCATGGCGAACGCTACCTGTTCTCTGGCGACGCAACGAACACCAAGCCCGTCGGCGACGTGGACGGTTTTCTCGCTGATGTCCGCTCTATGGCGGCCTCTGCCACAGATGCAACAGACTTTGCCACGCAGATGGATGCATATTTCAATACGCCCGGCAGCGGGTGGCAGGCCAATGTCTATTCCGGAACCGTGACCGCATCGGACCCGGCCGGCCTGACAGGAACTGATCCGGCAATTACCCAGACGCTGCAGGGCCTCGCTGTTCTTGCCCTGTCGGGGTCTGATGAAAACCTGCCCTTGTTCAATGGCAACAGCGATGCTCTTATCGCGGCGACAGAAACCCTGGCAGACGGCCAGGCCGCGCTGACCAATGCACGGGCAGAACGCGGCATTCTTCAGGCCCAGATCGAGTCGTCGAAGAGCGCTCTGGACTTAGAAGAGACTGTTCTTACGCATTCATTCAATCAAATGACGGCACGAGACCAATACGAGGCCGCATCTGAGTTGAAACAAATCGAAACCAGTCTTGAAGCCTCCTACACACTTACTGCCAGGCTCGCCAACCTCAGCCTACTGAACTTTATGAGATAG
- the flgK gene encoding flagellar hook-associated protein FlgK, which translates to MSISSAIHAAQSGLQITSLKADVVATNVSNSTTAGYVRRSLVVAENILGGTSAGVRSIGISRAGDEALSAERRSLGSDLSQADLFASTWNTISARVGNTADGSGLFGLFSNFENALSNLAISPESGSDMTATLQAATSLVNEFNALSDFATNLRAETDHEIGIGVDTVNAALKGIEDINGKLARIDRTSGQAAALIDERGRLLDQISEYLPVQTVPRQSGGIDIVTQEGVYLLQTNAKQIEFTPSTVFGPSQTLAGGGLSGLTVAGVSITPGTSSYGAVSSGMFGALFTLRDSDLPAFSDQLDTLAGDLIARLSDDSIDPTKAPGAQGLFVDSDGSGDPGLAGRLALNPAVDPDQGGSIWRLRDGIGAVNEGPSGNATTLRNMLDAITTVRPTNSGGFQGSYSSSELLAQFASTTGQKRISHEAIVSSTSSQYMIMADAEVSETGVDVDQQMQDLLIIEQSYAANARVIEIASNMIDRLMEIR; encoded by the coding sequence GTGAGCATATCCAGCGCCATCCACGCGGCACAGTCGGGCCTTCAGATCACAAGTCTGAAGGCTGACGTTGTTGCCACAAACGTCTCGAACTCGACGACGGCGGGCTATGTCCGCCGTTCGCTCGTTGTCGCCGAAAATATTCTGGGTGGCACAAGCGCCGGCGTCCGGTCCATCGGCATCAGCCGTGCAGGCGATGAGGCCTTGTCAGCCGAGCGCCGTTCTCTCGGTAGCGACCTTTCACAGGCCGACCTGTTTGCATCGACCTGGAACACGATTTCCGCCCGGGTCGGGAACACAGCGGACGGGTCCGGACTGTTCGGTCTTTTCTCGAACTTTGAAAATGCCCTGTCCAATCTGGCTATCTCTCCGGAGTCCGGATCGGATATGACCGCGACGCTTCAAGCGGCCACCTCCCTCGTAAATGAGTTTAACGCCCTCTCCGACTTTGCCACAAACCTTCGTGCAGAGACGGACCACGAGATCGGAATCGGCGTCGACACTGTCAATGCCGCTCTGAAGGGCATTGAGGACATCAACGGGAAACTCGCCAGGATCGACCGCACCAGCGGCCAGGCAGCGGCTCTGATAGACGAACGCGGCCGCCTGCTCGACCAGATTTCAGAATACCTGCCTGTGCAGACCGTACCGCGTCAGAGCGGCGGCATCGACATCGTCACGCAGGAAGGCGTCTACCTTCTGCAAACAAATGCCAAGCAGATCGAATTTACGCCTTCTACCGTATTTGGCCCTTCACAGACACTCGCAGGCGGGGGACTTTCCGGCCTGACCGTCGCGGGAGTATCGATCACACCCGGAACATCCTCTTACGGCGCCGTTTCAAGCGGTATGTTCGGTGCTCTGTTCACGCTTCGCGATTCCGACCTTCCTGCTTTCAGCGACCAGCTCGATACACTGGCGGGTGACCTCATTGCCCGCCTTTCTGACGATTCCATCGATCCGACGAAGGCACCTGGCGCGCAAGGCCTGTTTGTAGATTCAGACGGGTCCGGCGATCCGGGGCTTGCTGGACGGCTGGCGCTCAATCCGGCCGTCGATCCCGACCAGGGCGGCAGTATCTGGCGGTTGCGAGACGGCATCGGCGCTGTAAACGAGGGCCCATCCGGGAACGCGACGACGCTCCGGAACATGCTGGACGCCATCACAACCGTCCGCCCGACGAACTCCGGTGGATTTCAGGGAAGCTATTCTTCCAGCGAACTTCTGGCCCAGTTTGCCTCGACAACCGGACAGAAGCGGATCAGCCATGAAGCGATCGTCTCTTCCACCTCGTCGCAATACATGATCATGGCCGATGCTGAAGTTTCCGAAACCGGGGTCGACGTTGACCAGCAAATGCAGGATCTGCTGATCATCGAGCAGTCCTATGCCGCGAACGCCCGGGTGATTGAAATTGCAAGCAATATGATCGACCGGCTGATGGAGATCAGATGA
- a CDS encoding flagellar hook-basal body complex protein, giving the protein MSISSSLNAGVMGLGVNSARLSTISDNIANSSTLGYKRSQVDFSSMVLHQRSSAYAAGGVRVDSFKDIAATGPLTSTGNATDIAVTERGLLPVTNEGGIGAVPSERSLMLLPTGSFYPDQNGYLRTQSGMFLLGWPADSSGDIGNVSRNSGLNLEPVNIATSQFTASPTTSMELGINLPADATTAGGSGEPYSLPIEYFDNLGRAQTMTMEFTPNVPASGSSNEWDVKFFDSAGDPVTSLGDLNLVFDDTASNGGRIASASASGGVSYDAATGKLSMTLEHGPIEVFIGRIDDSAGVTQLAGPYSPTAVTKDGAPLGDLASVEIDENGYLQAIYDTGLRRTLYQIPVGDVPNMNGLTALDGQAYSVSSSSGSLYLWNAGTGPVGTVAGYSLMESATDIAAELTDLIETQRAYSSNAKIVQTVDEMLQETTNLKR; this is encoded by the coding sequence ATGAGCATTTCTTCGTCCCTGAACGCGGGCGTGATGGGGTTGGGTGTCAACTCCGCCCGTCTCTCGACAATCTCCGACAACATCGCCAACTCATCGACCCTGGGCTACAAGCGCAGCCAGGTCGACTTTTCGAGCATGGTGCTTCACCAACGGTCATCCGCGTATGCGGCTGGTGGTGTCCGGGTCGACTCCTTCAAAGACATTGCTGCGACAGGGCCGCTCACCTCGACCGGGAATGCCACCGACATTGCCGTTACTGAACGAGGCCTCCTGCCGGTAACGAATGAGGGCGGAATCGGTGCTGTTCCTTCCGAACGTTCGCTCATGCTCCTGCCGACCGGATCGTTTTACCCGGACCAGAATGGTTACCTCCGCACCCAGAGTGGCATGTTTCTGCTTGGTTGGCCGGCCGACTCTTCAGGTGACATCGGCAATGTCAGCCGCAACAGCGGCCTGAACCTTGAGCCTGTGAATATCGCAACGTCTCAATTTACCGCATCACCAACAACAAGCATGGAACTAGGCATCAATCTGCCAGCAGACGCGACCACCGCAGGTGGTTCTGGTGAACCTTATTCACTGCCAATTGAGTACTTTGACAATCTCGGCCGTGCCCAGACGATGACCATGGAGTTCACTCCAAACGTTCCGGCTTCCGGGTCGTCAAACGAATGGGACGTCAAATTCTTCGATAGTGCCGGTGATCCTGTTACGTCTCTTGGCGATTTGAATCTTGTCTTCGACGACACAGCGTCGAATGGTGGCCGGATCGCGTCGGCATCTGCCAGCGGCGGTGTTAGCTATGACGCGGCCACCGGCAAATTATCGATGACCCTCGAACATGGCCCCATTGAAGTCTTCATCGGTCGAATAGATGACAGCGCAGGGGTGACCCAGCTGGCGGGCCCCTACTCTCCAACGGCGGTGACAAAGGACGGCGCTCCGCTGGGTGACCTTGCCTCCGTCGAGATCGACGAGAACGGCTACCTGCAAGCGATCTACGACACGGGCCTTCGCCGGACGCTCTATCAGATTCCTGTCGGTGACGTGCCGAACATGAATGGTCTGACAGCGCTCGATGGACAGGCTTATTCAGTCTCCTCTTCGTCCGGAAGCCTTTACCTGTGGAATGCGGGCACCGGTCCGGTTGGCACCGTTGCGGGCTACTCGCTGATGGAATCAGCCACAGATATCGCTGCGGAACTGACCGATCTCATCGAAACACAACGGGCCTATTCTTCGAACGCGAAAATTGTTCAGACCGTAGATGAGATGCTGCAGGAAACCACCAATCTGAAGCGCTGA
- a CDS encoding flagellar motor protein MotB, with the protein MSSKQQPVVYTTIIKRKKVVKADGHHGGAWKVAYADFVTAMMAFFLLMWLLNATTEDQRKGIADYFNPTIPISRISGGGSDGLNGSSIFTEETYAKMGTGASRSKSIDSHGTKDKTDERAIAAQLEALKKGLTEDGHQISEHMLIKMSPEGIVVEITDSAQTPLFPVGSSHPSELLADLMGQVADSFSSFENQVKIVGHTDNRTYRNAGIYDNWNLSADRANTARRLLVHSGMPADRIREVSGKADSAPLLPEDPAAPQNRRISITILTQ; encoded by the coding sequence ATGAGTAGCAAGCAACAGCCAGTCGTTTACACGACAATCATCAAGCGCAAGAAGGTCGTCAAAGCTGACGGGCACCATGGGGGTGCCTGGAAAGTGGCTTATGCCGACTTCGTCACCGCAATGATGGCGTTCTTCCTTCTGATGTGGTTGCTCAACGCCACGACAGAGGATCAACGCAAAGGTATTGCAGACTATTTCAACCCGACAATTCCGATCAGCCGCATCTCCGGCGGCGGGTCAGATGGCCTGAACGGCTCGTCCATATTCACCGAAGAAACCTATGCGAAAATGGGGACCGGCGCATCGCGATCGAAATCCATCGACTCCCATGGGACAAAAGACAAAACAGACGAGCGCGCCATTGCCGCGCAACTTGAAGCCCTTAAAAAAGGCCTGACGGAAGACGGTCATCAGATTTCCGAACATATGTTGATCAAGATGTCGCCAGAAGGGATCGTCGTGGAGATCACGGATTCCGCCCAAACCCCACTCTTCCCCGTTGGTTCCAGCCATCCGTCCGAACTGCTGGCGGACCTCATGGGACAAGTCGCTGACTCATTCAGCAGTTTTGAAAATCAGGTGAAGATTGTCGGACATACAGACAATCGCACCTATAGAAATGCCGGTATTTACGACAACTGGAACCTTTCAGCAGATCGCGCCAACACCGCGCGGCGCCTCCTGGTCCATTCAGGCATGCCAGCGGACCGTATCCGGGAAGTTTCCGGAAAAGCCGACTCAGCTCCCCTGCTCCCGGAAGACCCCGCGGCCCCCCAGAACCGCCGGATTTCTATTACCATTCTGACCCAGTAA
- a CDS encoding FliM/FliN family flagellar motor C-terminal domain-containing protein, whose protein sequence is MNGQEAQQKFEAESGFYFSAETSPGLAGIAIDAAGSIRNAAVRMDQDTDSLGDASPLFLKLLAEQAGLELCRQVTMDLFGAQERASSAADPSGAAGSFEASSRYLLLEYQLQMDDEVSSVWFAYLFEFIQQHAVSSQRAAADRKGQSRHQGQRSLNNSILASTTMLDAVLDRLSLTIGECAKLEVGTVLPLAGADAGQLSLSADTVNGCVDIGTGELGVWKRQRALKLKTPISKTFAQKIVDS, encoded by the coding sequence GTGAACGGACAAGAGGCTCAGCAGAAATTTGAAGCGGAAAGCGGCTTCTATTTTTCAGCGGAAACGTCACCAGGTCTGGCCGGGATTGCAATCGACGCGGCTGGGTCCATTCGCAATGCGGCTGTTCGCATGGATCAGGATACTGACAGCCTTGGCGACGCCTCGCCGCTTTTCCTGAAATTGCTCGCTGAGCAGGCCGGGCTGGAGCTTTGCCGTCAGGTCACAATGGATCTGTTCGGTGCGCAAGAGAGGGCCTCCTCTGCGGCCGATCCGAGTGGCGCCGCCGGCAGTTTCGAGGCATCCAGCCGCTATCTCTTGTTGGAATACCAGCTCCAGATGGATGATGAAGTGTCAAGTGTCTGGTTCGCGTACTTGTTTGAATTCATACAACAACATGCAGTTTCAAGTCAGCGGGCAGCCGCTGACCGGAAGGGGCAGAGCAGACACCAGGGTCAAAGATCGCTGAACAACAGTATTCTCGCGTCCACGACGATGCTGGATGCTGTGCTGGACCGCCTGTCTCTGACAATTGGTGAATGCGCCAAGCTGGAAGTCGGCACCGTGCTGCCGCTCGCTGGCGCTGATGCAGGGCAGCTATCGTTGTCCGCAGATACGGTCAATGGGTGCGTCGATATCGGTACAGGTGAATTGGGCGTCTGGAAGCGTCAGAGGGCCTTGAAATTGAAGACACCGATATCAAAGACCTTTGCGCAGAAAATCGTGGATTCATAG